Proteins from one Clostridium cellulovorans 743B genomic window:
- the carB gene encoding carbamoyl-phosphate synthase (glutamine-hydrolyzing) large subunit, producing MPRNEKLKKVLILGSGPIIIGQAAEFDYSGTQACKSIKEEGIETILINSNPATIMTDSNVADKVYIEPLKEEVVEEIIKNERPDGILAGFGGQTALNLAMNLREQGILDKYNVELLGTNSDAIKKAEDREEFKNLMLEIGEPIPSSIIAHTLEECIDFVGKIGFPVIIRPAYTLGGSGGGIASNMDELHDICSRGLKLSPIGQILLEQSVAGWKEIEYEVIRDAKDNCIIICNMENFDPVGVHTGDSIVIAPSQTLTDKQYHMLRSAATKIIRSLKIEGGCNIQYALDPVSENYVVIEVNPRVSRSSALASKAAGYPIAKIASKIAIGYSLDELKNYVTQTSSACFEPTLDYVVVKIPKWPFDKFITAHRSLGTQMKATGEVMSIDRTFEAAVLKAITSLEGGLSALRLDKFIYMRKDELIEKIKKQDDERIFAIAQAMRQGASIDEIHEATKIDKWFLQGIRNIIDMELMLKDKNILKKPIKEAKEMGFTIKEIAALTKISEKEVEDYIKENNIIPVYKVVDTCGGEFEAATPYYYSTYEEEDENIIKDNKKIVVIGSGPIRIGQGIEFDYCCVHGVWAIRDAEYESIIINNNPETVSTDFDTSDKLYFESLYIDNVMDIINREKPEGVVVQFGGQTAINLAEQLTKRGVNILGTDFEAIDLAEDREKFSKFLEDINIEAPKGRAITSMSEGYDAVAQLGYPVILRPSYVIGGRAMQVVYDKAGLQKYLTEAVTLSTEHPVLIDKYIQGTEIEVDAISDGENILIPGIMEHVERTGVHSGDSITIYPEFTLSEDVMATLLDCTERIAKGLKIKGLVNIQYVFDGEKVRVIEVNPRASRTVPILSKVTNIPMVKIAVDIMLGKKLKDMEYGIGLNRNKNLYAVKVPVFSNEKLVNVDTYLGPEMKSTGEVLGVDDDLDIAIYKGFIASGLNVIDGGNIYISLKDVDKEEGAALVEEYINRGFKIFSSGKTHDYLKEKGLDTNIITIAELMKMIPKGEMSLVLNTPTKGNHVETIGFKIRRKAAEYKIPVFTCIDTAACFLKAIDVKKKDKTVSYKPMSYYFEKK from the coding sequence ATGCCAAGAAATGAGAAACTTAAAAAAGTATTAATATTAGGTTCAGGCCCAATAATTATAGGTCAAGCAGCGGAGTTCGATTATTCAGGTACTCAAGCTTGTAAATCTATAAAAGAAGAAGGGATAGAAACCATTCTTATAAATAGTAATCCTGCAACTATTATGACAGATTCAAATGTTGCGGATAAAGTATATATTGAACCTTTAAAAGAAGAGGTTGTAGAAGAAATAATAAAGAATGAAAGACCAGATGGAATTCTAGCTGGTTTCGGTGGTCAAACTGCCTTAAATCTTGCAATGAACTTAAGAGAACAAGGGATTTTAGATAAGTATAACGTAGAATTATTAGGCACTAACAGTGATGCGATAAAAAAAGCTGAAGACAGAGAAGAATTCAAGAATCTTATGTTAGAGATAGGAGAGCCAATACCATCGAGTATAATCGCTCATACCCTTGAAGAATGTATAGATTTCGTTGGGAAAATTGGGTTCCCAGTAATAATAAGACCAGCATATACCCTAGGGGGAAGTGGTGGCGGAATTGCATCTAACATGGATGAGTTACATGATATCTGCTCAAGAGGATTAAAACTTAGTCCAATAGGACAAATATTACTTGAACAAAGTGTTGCAGGTTGGAAAGAAATTGAGTATGAAGTTATCAGAGACGCTAAAGACAATTGTATAATAATTTGTAACATGGAAAACTTTGACCCTGTAGGTGTTCATACTGGAGACTCAATAGTTATTGCTCCTTCTCAAACTTTAACAGATAAACAATATCACATGTTGAGAAGTGCAGCTACAAAGATAATTAGAAGCCTTAAAATAGAAGGTGGATGTAATATACAATACGCTTTAGATCCAGTAAGCGAAAATTATGTTGTTATAGAAGTTAACCCTAGAGTTAGTAGATCTTCAGCTCTTGCATCAAAAGCTGCTGGATATCCAATAGCGAAAATAGCTTCTAAAATAGCAATTGGTTATTCTTTAGATGAGCTTAAGAACTATGTTACACAAACTTCATCTGCATGCTTTGAACCTACATTAGACTATGTAGTAGTTAAAATACCAAAGTGGCCTTTTGATAAGTTTATAACAGCACATAGAAGCCTTGGAACGCAAATGAAGGCTACTGGAGAGGTAATGAGTATAGACAGAACCTTTGAAGCAGCTGTTTTAAAAGCTATAACTTCTCTTGAAGGTGGATTAAGTGCTTTAAGACTTGATAAGTTTATTTACATGAGAAAAGATGAGCTTATAGAAAAGATTAAAAAGCAAGATGATGAGAGAATATTCGCTATTGCTCAAGCTATGAGACAAGGTGCATCTATAGATGAAATACATGAGGCAACAAAAATCGATAAATGGTTCCTTCAAGGAATAAGAAACATTATCGATATGGAACTTATGTTAAAAGATAAGAACATCCTTAAGAAGCCTATTAAAGAAGCTAAGGAAATGGGCTTTACAATAAAGGAAATTGCAGCACTTACAAAGATAAGTGAAAAAGAAGTTGAAGATTATATAAAAGAAAATAATATCATTCCTGTATACAAGGTTGTTGATACTTGTGGAGGAGAATTTGAAGCAGCAACTCCTTATTATTATTCAACTTATGAAGAGGAAGATGAAAATATAATAAAGGACAACAAGAAAATAGTAGTTATAGGTTCTGGTCCAATAAGGATTGGTCAAGGAATAGAATTTGACTATTGCTGCGTACACGGTGTATGGGCAATAAGAGATGCTGAATATGAATCTATAATAATAAACAATAATCCTGAAACTGTAAGTACAGATTTTGATACTTCAGATAAGCTATACTTTGAATCTCTATATATAGATAATGTAATGGATATTATAAATAGAGAAAAACCAGAAGGGGTTGTTGTTCAATTTGGTGGCCAGACAGCTATAAATCTTGCTGAACAATTAACCAAACGTGGAGTAAATATCCTTGGCACTGATTTTGAAGCTATAGATTTAGCTGAAGATAGAGAAAAATTCTCTAAATTCTTAGAGGATATAAACATAGAAGCACCAAAAGGCAGAGCTATAACTAGCATGAGTGAAGGTTATGATGCTGTAGCTCAGCTTGGATATCCTGTAATCTTAAGACCATCCTATGTAATTGGTGGAAGAGCAATGCAAGTTGTTTATGATAAAGCAGGACTTCAAAAATATCTTACAGAAGCAGTAACTTTATCAACAGAGCATCCAGTGCTTATTGATAAATATATTCAAGGAACAGAAATTGAAGTGGACGCAATCAGTGATGGAGAAAATATATTAATACCTGGAATAATGGAACACGTTGAAAGAACTGGTGTACATTCAGGTGATAGTATAACTATTTATCCAGAATTCACATTAAGCGAAGACGTGATGGCAACACTTTTAGATTGTACTGAAAGAATTGCTAAGGGGCTAAAAATAAAAGGTTTAGTAAACATACAATATGTTTTTGATGGAGAAAAGGTTAGAGTTATAGAAGTTAATCCAAGAGCATCAAGAACAGTACCAATCTTAAGCAAGGTAACTAATATACCAATGGTTAAAATTGCTGTTGATATAATGCTTGGCAAAAAGCTTAAAGATATGGAATATGGAATTGGATTAAATAGAAATAAGAATTTATATGCTGTGAAGGTTCCTGTATTCTCTAATGAAAAATTGGTAAATGTAGATACATATCTTGGACCAGAGATGAAATCTACAGGAGAAGTCCTTGGGGTAGATGATGATTTAGATATAGCGATTTATAAAGGTTTTATAGCTTCAGGTTTAAACGTAATAGATGGAGGAAATATATATATTTCCTTGAAAGACGTAGATAAAGAAGAAGGAGCTGCACTTGTAGAAGAATATATTAATAGGGGCTTTAAGATTTTCTCAAGTGGTAAAACTCATGATTATCTAAAAGAAAAGGGACTGGACACAAATATAATTACAATAGCTGAACTTATGAAGATGATACCAAAGGGTGAGATGAGTTTAGTTCTAAATACTCCAACTAAAGGTAATCATGTTGAAACAATAGGATTTAAAATAAGAAGAAAAGCAGCAGAATATAAGATTCCTGTGTTTACATGTATAGATACTGCAGCTTGTTTCTTAAAAGCTATTGATGTGAAGAAGAAGGATAAGACTGTTTCATATAAGCCAATGTCATACTATTTTGAAAAGAAATAG